The following is a genomic window from Paenibacillus sp. FSL R5-0766.
AGTATGCTTATTACAGTCTACGCTGTAGTTGCCATCCTGCTTATTCCACTCGCAGGGTATTTGTCTGATCGTTTTGGCAGAAAAGCAGTCATTATTCCCAGCCTTATCATTGCAGCTGTCGGGGGTGCTGTATCTGGTGTGGCTGCATGGATTCTGGATGGAAATGTAGCTTACTGGGCTATTTTGGGTGGCAGGTTATTGCAGGGGGTTGGAGCCGCCGGCGCATTCCCTATTGTCATTCCATTGGTTGGAGACATGTTCAATGATGAAGATCAGGTTAGCAAAAGCTTGGGAATCATTGAAACCTCAAATACGTTTGGTAAAGTGTTAAGTCCGATTTTGGGTGCAGCACTAGCTGTTTGGCTGTGGTTTTTACCATTTGTGGCTATTCCTGTATTATGTGTGATTTCGTTGATTCTAGTTATTTTCCTGGTGAAAACACCCAAGAAAAAAGAAAAGCCCCCCACCTTTACGGAATTTGTGGCTTCCATTCGGGATGTATTGAAAGAAAAAGGACGATGGTTGTACGCCTTGTTTGCAATTGGTGGAATTTGCATGTTTATTCTTTTTGGTGTGCTTTATTATCTATCCGAGACGTTGGAGAGCGAGTTCGCCATGAAAGGGGTCGTAAAAGGCCTTGTACTTGCGATTCCGTTGGCAGCCTTATGTCTTTTTTCCTTTTTCGGAGGAAAGTGGATTGGAAAGAGTAAGCCTCGCATGAAATGGCTCGGATTCGCAGGACTTGTTCTTGTAACCGTTTCGCTGGGTGTTATTGGAATTTTCGATAATATCTTCGTTGTGGTGGGATTGTTCACATTAGGAAGTGCGGGAATAGGAGCAACTTTACCGTGTCTGGATGCCCTTATTACTGAGGGAGTAGACAAGAAACAGCGTGGTACGATTACGGGTTTGTTCAGCAGCATGCGATTCATCGGT
Proteins encoded in this region:
- a CDS encoding MFS transporter — protein: MNDKKWDLVALASIPLIMTLGNSMLIPILPQIERELKVSAFKVSMLITVYAVVAILLIPLAGYLSDRFGRKAVIIPSLIIAAVGGAVSGVAAWILDGNVAYWAILGGRLLQGVGAAGAFPIVIPLVGDMFNDEDQVSKSLGIIETSNTFGKVLSPILGAALAVWLWFLPFVAIPVLCVISLILVIFLVKTPKKKEKPPTFTEFVASIRDVLKEKGRWLYALFAIGGICMFILFGVLYYLSETLESEFAMKGVVKGLVLAIPLAALCLFSFFGGKWIGKSKPRMKWLGFAGLVLVTVSLGVIGIFDNIFVVVGLFTLGSAGIGATLPCLDALITEGVDKKQRGTITGLFSSMRFIGVSLGPPVVSLLIGTQHFWLFGVLAASGAVGALLTLFAVKPDKGDQPTSGSGHKQDERHIDRIETSRGYAPIRRKKSPL